One stretch of Gadus chalcogrammus isolate NIFS_2021 chromosome 14, NIFS_Gcha_1.0, whole genome shotgun sequence DNA includes these proteins:
- the atosa gene encoding LOW QUALITY PROTEIN: atos homolog protein A (The sequence of the model RefSeq protein was modified relative to this genomic sequence to represent the inferred CDS: inserted 1 base in 1 codon), whose translation MTLDNMKTERGSEPSEEFFEYDAEDFLGLLTLLITEGRTPECSVKGRTEGLHCPPAQSAMPPLHRHECSDKLPQCRQASRTRSEVMLLWRNGIPIMIEVMLLPDCCYGDECPPNDLISDPVIKQDALLLERWSLQPMPRQSGDRFIEEKTLLLAVRSYVFFSQLSAWLSASHGIVPRNILYRISPADEELLWQFSQPPSEHLFPVPNVSQSVALRVRVQSLPRQPTYPTLACSIHTGLPWPGKSLGHGPRPDPSALRKAPERGGDPPPPPASAPPLYAKTPGSAPPLPASTLPXDRPQEPGPPRDHGTLYQNGADPPPRQGSPLFHKPPPRSPTPSRAHSPRPAPPGKAVRWLYSALNGGPLDPAPPADDGSKAAPAAPPMRAFKAFSLAEPARGPSPRPLETNPLIGSLLQDRQEVIARIAQRLNFCDPGAPPLPAGLFAPGTVPKATWGGGHDDHGRKSKEADRPPPGEAPAHARPPAFRTPEGDPPPPGRRQTLAVPPAACRRLKMTREEERNGEKERDRELQRERQREQQREQQREHQRGQERCRERERDRDRERELEMEREKDRQRERVMERDRDRERVRELEMQREKDQERERETARDRERETGGEGERERDCSLIAQAVQDISRLIQERLSLPPSSPPTHSRSGYTLRHTHSTTITHTVRTYTPGPTTHPTPQGPPVATPPGGARTTGDAHRPTVCTEKPPVETAHNGSHFILEDSTRPNAPSPRSRAPQCLQPPAPPPGDPSRRAPSHTSPLENGLPSTPHPGRTPAGPGSNESQTQYSVPAQPIPLQNENLAPPGSSNSSWTSLEMTPPSTVLRSHSSSPLRPCNSWKKQNRHSLDGMATKAFHPCTGLPLLSSPVPQRKNQTGYFDLDASLTGCNGLPWASGKRVSIKRGEEVTEESHQLFSASAPPAGLSLLGNFEECVLNYRLEPLGNVDGFIAEVGASGSFCPSHMTLPVDVSFYSVSEDNAPSPYMGVINLESLGKRGYRVPPSGTIQVTLFNPNKTVVKMFVVMYDLRALPSGHQTFLRQRTFSIPVSRGNAHNHNSRKPLPLGPVRTLRYLIHLRFQCSKSGKVYLHRDIRLLFSRKSMEVDSGAAYELQSFIESPADPPFSARC comes from the exons GCTCGGAGCCGTCAGAGGAGTTCTTCGAGTACGACGCGGAGGACTTCCTGGGGCTGCTGACCCTCCTCATCACGGAGGGCCGGACCCCTGAGTGCTCGGTGAAGGGCCGCACTGAGGGGCTGCACTGCCCCCCCGCCCAGTCCGCCATGCCCCCCCTGCACAGGCACGAGTGCAGCGACAAACTGCCCCag tgtcgGCAGGCCAGTCGCACACGGTCTGAGGTGATGCTCCTGTGGCGGAACGGTATCCCCATCATGATCGAGGTCATGTTACTGCCAGACTGTTGCTATGGTGACGAGTGCCCCCCCAATGACCTGATCAGCGACCCGGTCATCAAGCAAGACGCTCTGCTTCTGGAGAGGTGGAGCCTGCAGCCCATGCCCAGACa GAGCGGCGACCGCTTCATCGAGGAGAAGACGCTGCTGCTGGCCGTGCGCTCCTACGTCTTCTTCTCCCAGCTCAGCGCCTGGCTCAGCGCATCCCACGGCATCGTGCCCCGCAACATCCTGTACAG GATCAGCCCTGCCGACGAGGAGCTCCTCTGGCAGTTCTCCCAGCCCCCGTCGGAGCACCTCTTCCCCGTCCCCAACGTGTCCCAGAGCGTGGCGCTCCGTGTGCGCGTGCAGTCGCTCCCCCGCCAGCCCACCTACCCCACCCTGGCCTGTAGCATCCACACCGGCCTGCCCTGGCCCGGCAAGAGCCTGGGCCACGGCCCCCGGCCCGACCCCTCCGCCCTCCGCAAGGCTCCGGAGAGAGGCggagaccccccacccccgcccgcctccgccccgcCCCTCTACGCCAAGACCCCCGGCTCGGCGCCGCCCCTCCCCGCGAGCACGCTGC CAGACCGCCCCCAAGAGCCAGGGCCCCCCCGCGACCACGGGACCCTCTACCAGAACGGGGCCGACCCCCCGCCCCGCCAGGGCTCCCCTCTGTTCCACAAacctcccccccgctcccccaccccctcccgaGCGCACTCCCCCCGCCCGGCGCCCCCGGGGAAGGCGGTGCGCTGGCTCTACTCCGCCCTCAACGGGGGGCCCTtggaccccgcccccccggcgGACGACGGCTCCAAGGCCGCGCCCGCCGCGCCGCCGATGAGAGCCTTCAAGGCCTTCTCGCTGGCGGAGCCGGCCCGCGGCCCCTCCCCGCGGCCCCTGGAGACCAACCCCCTGATCGGCTCCCTGCTGCAGGACAGGCAGGAGGTGATCGCCCGCATCGCCCAGAGGCTCAACTTCTGCGACCCCGGCGCGCCGCCGCTGCCCGCCGGGCTGTTCGCACCGGGCACCGTGCCCAAAGCCACCTGGGGCGGCGGCCACGACGACCACGGCCGCAAGAGCAAAGAGGCCGACCGGCCGCCCCCCGGAGAGGCCCCGGCCCACGCCAGGCCCCCCGCCTTCCGGACGCCCGAGGGAGACCCCCCGCCGCCGGGCAGGCGCCAGACCCTTGCCGTTCCCCCCGCCGCCTGCAGACGGCTGAAGATGacccgggaggaggagaggaacggggagaaggagagggacagggagctgcagagagagaggcagagagagcagcagagagagcagcagagagagcacCAGAGGGGCCAGGAGAGatgcagggagagggagagagaccgagacagggAAAGGgagctggagatggagagagagaaggatagacagagggagagagtgatggagagagacagagacagggagagagtcagggagctggagatgcagagagagaaggatcaagagagggagagagagacggcgagggacagggagagggagaccggcggggagggggagcgagagagagactgttctCTGATCGCCCAGGCCGTGCAAGACATCAGCCGGCTGATCCAGGAGAGGCTGTCGCTGCCCCCGTCGTCGCCCCCCACGCACAGCCGGAGTGGCTACACCCTGcgtcacacacactccaccaccatcacgcACACGGTCCGCACGTACACCCCCGGCCCCACAACACACCCCACGCCTCAGGGGCCCCCCGTGGCCACGCCCCCCGGCGGCGCCCGCACGACAGGCGACGCCCACCGGCCCACGGTTTGCACAGAGAAGCCCCCCGTGGAGACGGCCCACAACGGCTCTCACTTTATACTTGAAGACTCGACGCGGCCGAACGCCCCGTCCCCCCGGTCCCGCGCCCCCCAGTGTTTACAgcctcctgccccccctccgGGGGACCCCAGCCGCCGTGCTCCCAGCCATACCTCGCCCCTGGAGAACGGCCTGCCCTCGACCCCGCACCCCGGCCGGACCCCCGCCGGCCCCGGGTCCAACGAGAGCCAGACCCAGTATAGCGTTCCGGCCCAGCCCATCCCCCTGCAGAACGAGAACCTGGCCCCCCCCGGGTCGTCCAACTCCAGCTGGACCAGTCTGGAGATGACGCCCCCAAGCACTGTACTG agGTCTCACAGCTCCTCCCCCTTGCGACCATGCAACAGCTGGAAAAAGCAGAACCGACACTCGCTCGACGGCATGGCAACCAAGGCCTTCCACCCGTGCACTGGCCTGCCCCTGCTGTCCAGCCCT GTTCCTCAGAGGAAGAACCAGACGGGGTACTTTGACCTGGACGCCTCTCTGACGGGCTGTAACGGTCTGCCCTGGGCCTCTGGAAAGAG ggtgagtataaagagaggagaggaagtcaCAGAGGAATCCCACCAGCTCTTCAGTGCCAGTGCCCCCCCAGCTGGCCTCAGTCTCCTTGGGAACTTTGAG gagtGTGTGTTGAACTACCGCCTGGAGCCCTTGGGCAATGTGGACGGCTTCATCGCTGAGGTGGGGGCCAGCGGCTCCTTTTGCCCCAGCCACATGACCTTACCTGTGGACGTGTCCTTCTACAGCGTCTCCGAAGACAACGCCCCCTCGCCATATATG GGTGTGATCAACCTGGAGTCGCTGGGGAAGCGAGGCTACCGCGTCCCCCCATCTGGAACCATTCAAGTG ACCTTATTCAACCCCAACAAGACAGTGGTGAAGATGTTCGTGGTGATGTACGACCTGCGAGCCCTGCCCTCCGGCCACCAGACCTTCCTTCGCCAGCGGACCTTCTCCATTCCCGTCAGCCGGGGCAACGCCCACAATCACAACAGCAGGAAGCCCCTCCCACTGGGACCAGTCCGAACTCTGCGCTACCTCATCCACCTGAG GTTCCAGTGCTCCAAGTCCGGGAAGGTCTACCTCCACCGGGACATCCGTCTGCTCTTCTCCAGGAAGTCCATGGAGGTGGACAGCGGCGCCGCCTATGAGCTCCAGTCCTTCATCGAGTCCCCCGCCGACCCCCCGTTCTCCGCCCGCTGCTGA
- the LOC130403136 gene encoding cAMP-regulated phosphoprotein 19-B-like, with the protein MSEDTEETKVTEEAEVDEKDEKVISPERAEEAKLKSRYPSLAHKPGGSDLLRKRLQKGQKYFDSGDYNMAKAKIKNKQLPTAAPEKTEITTGDHIPTPQDLPQRKPSLVASKLAG; encoded by the exons ATGTCGGAGGATACCGAGGAGACAAAAGTGACGGAAGAGGCCGAGGTCGACGAGAAA GATGAAAAGGTGATCAGTCCTGAAAGGGCAGAAGAGGCCAAATTGAAGTCCAGGTATCCAAGTCTAGCACATAAACCCGGAGGTTCAGATCTTCTCCGCAAGCGGCTGCAGAAGGGA CAAAAGTACTTTGACTCTGGCGACTACAACATGGCCAAAGCCAAGATCAAGAACAAGCAGCTTCCAACAGCTGCTCCGGAGAAGACTGAGATCACCACGGGAGACCACATCCCCACGCCACAAGACCTGCCCCAGAGGAAACCATCCCTGGTGGCCAGCAAACTGGCCGGCTGA